Below is a genomic region from Bacillus mycoides.
AATGAAGTAAAAATAAGCAATGCTAATATTCCGCGAATACGTAAGATCCTTTCTTCTACAAATAATAAGAGAACAGAACGTAATAATTTACGATAGGTCATAGCTGTTTTTTTATGTTCAAGACTAGGTAAATTACGATATAACAAACCAATTACGAAGAGCATAAGTACAGCAGAGGTAAGATAAACGGAACGCCATCCCGCTAGATCTGTTAATGTTCCGGCAAATGTACGTGCAAGTAGAATTCCTATTACGACACCACTCGTGACGAAACCTACTATTCGCCCACGGTCTTTTGGGTTAGCTAAAATGGATGCGTATGCGACGAGTGTCTGCGTAACAGTCGCAAGAATTCCGACTAAGGCCATACCTATAAAAAGTACGGTACTTGAAGGAGCGACTCCGACCACAATTAAAGCGAAAACGGATAAAAGCATTTGAACAATGATAAGTCTTTTTTGGTTTAACAAATCACCAAGTGGAACTAATAAAAGTAATCCGAGTGCATAACAAACTTGAGTAATCGTAATAACGACACCAATAGTTGAATGGTTGATCTTAAACGCATTTGATAAAGAATCAAGTAGAGGATGAGCGAAGTATATATTCGCCACAGCCATCCCGCAAGCTATTGAAAATAATAGAGTTATATAGCGGGGCATGATTGTATTGATAGGTGATTGGAACTGATCATTATTCTGTGTAAGAGCAGCTGTCATTTTTTCTTTAGTATCCATAATATCATCTCCTTTTGTTATTAAAATAATGTACCGAACGGTATGTTATTTCGTAAGTCAAATATAATCAGGGATAAGTTGCTATGTCAAGTGAATTGTAAATTAAATTCAGTTTCTTTTGACATATCATTTATAATTTAATACGATATATAATATACTGATTAGTACATAAAAACGTGATTTATAATTTAGAAAACAGGTGAAAAAAGAGGAGGGATTAAATGGCTCGACTACGTGAATTTGATAAAGAAAAAGCTTTGGATGCTGCTATGCAACTTTTTTGGGAGAAAGGATACGCTGCTACTTCATTAAGTGATCTAACTGCTAAAATGGAAATACAAAGACCGAGTTTATATGCGGCATTTGGTGATAAAGAAGGGCTATTTGAAGCTGCATTACGGAGATACACGAATATACACGCAGCTAGCATTCGAACAAAACTTCAAAAAGAACAATCTGTAAAAGAGGCCATTCGTATATTTTTTGAAAATATGGTGGAAGAGGGATATAAAAAAGAATCAAATAAAGGCTGTTTTTGTATTAACACAATGGTGGAATTTGCTCCTCATAATGAAAAATTTGAAGTGCTGACTAGAGAACATCA
It encodes:
- a CDS encoding MFS transporter, with the protein product MDTKEKMTAALTQNNDQFQSPINTIMPRYITLLFSIACGMAVANIYFAHPLLDSLSNAFKINHSTIGVVITITQVCYALGLLLLVPLGDLLNQKRLIIVQMLLSVFALIVVGVAPSSTVLFIGMALVGILATVTQTLVAYASILANPKDRGRIVGFVTSGVVIGILLARTFAGTLTDLAGWRSVYLTSAVLMLFVIGLLYRNLPSLEHKKTAMTYRKLLRSVLLLFVEERILRIRGILALLIFTSFSILWTSLVLPLSVAPYNLSHTAIGAFGLAGVAGALAATKAGQLADRGFGERTTGIALSLLLLSWLLIKLMNHSLFLLVIGVILLDLAVQAVHVTNQSILFTVRPEARSRLTASYMIFYSIGSATGAILSTNIYASYGWNGVCILGASVSACALLFWAMTLRRSSQLKED
- a CDS encoding TetR/AcrR family transcriptional regulator, with protein sequence MARLREFDKEKALDAAMQLFWEKGYAATSLSDLTAKMEIQRPSLYAAFGDKEGLFEAALRRYTNIHAASIRTKLQKEQSVKEAIRIFFENMVEEGYKKESNKGCFCINTMVEFAPHNEKFEVLTREHQMYLSVIFQELITKGIQSGELQSDVNAKALAQTLVTSLIGLTVLMKSRPERSVVDNSVCIILSLLK